The Metabacillus schmidteae nucleotide sequence CCAAGATAATTCTACTTCCTTCCAGTGAGCAAAATAAGTAGCATCACCCTCTAATGCATCTACCAATATAATTTCATAAGCCTCGGGAATGTCACTCTGTTCAGGTGTAAAGTCAACATGGATCGGTTCAATCTTCCCTTCTTTCAAAGGGTTACGACTATTTAGTTGGAATGACACTTCTGTATCAGGGTTAATTCCGATTTCCAATAGATTTGGCTCCGTTTTTCCATCGTATTTCGGTAATAGATTTTTAAATTCAATCACAATCCGAGTGGATTTTTCTCTCATTCGCTTTCCTGTTCGAATATAAAATGGGACACCCTTCCATAACGGATCATCAATCCAAAGGCGTGCAGCGATGAATGTATCAGTCATAGAAGATGGATCAATATTTGGTTCATCCTTATATCCAATTACTTGCTGACTATTTATTTCTCCAGAACCATATTGACCTCTAACAACGTCTTTAGAAACGTCTTCCTTTTTCAATGGACGAACAGCTTCCATTATCTTTCTCTTTTCTTGTTGTACCGTATTTGCAGAAAAGCTTTTAGGAAAATGCATACTAACCATCATCAGCAACTGCATCATATGGTTTTGAACCATATCACGAATCGCCCCTGCCTTGTCATAATAGGAAGCCCGCTTCTCAACTCCTACTGTTTCACTTGCAGTAATTTGGACATTCGCGATATGTTCATTGTTCCATAAACTTTGAAGGACAGGATTTGCAAATTCCAATGTTTCCAGGTTCTGAACCATTGGCTTGCCTAAATAATGATCAATTCTGTAAATTTCTTCTTCATCAAAAACACTAGAAAGTTTTTCATTCAATTCACGTGCTGACGTGACATCATGCCCAAATGGTTTCTCAATGAGGAGACGCTTCCAGCCTTTTGTTTGAACTAAATTAGACTCTTGCAGCTTTAAAACAATGATCTCAAAAAACTGTGGAGCTACCGAAAGATAAAACAATCTGTTTCCTGGGATATGTAACTCAATTTCACGAGCTTTTATTAATGATAATAATCTTTCAAATTCTGAACCTTGTGTCACATCGACCTTACAATATCGAATAAGTTGTAAAAAACCACTCATTTTTGGGTCACTTGCTGAATGATCTGAGTATGTTTCAATAGATTGTTGTACATAATTGTGAAATTCCTCATCCGTGTATTCCGTAATACTTGAACCTATGATTGAAAATGAGGCTGGCAGCTTTTGGTGAAGAAACAACTCAAATAAGGCCGGGATGATTTTTCTTTTTGCTAAATCTCCTGTAGCACCAAATAAGACAAAAGTTGAATGATCCATTTTCCGACCTCCATAAGTCATACATCATTTTGATAGAATTGATTACTAAGTAGTCTTTCCGTTCTTTTTTGAATTTATCTACAATGATTGATCAATTCGACAACAAAAAAATCCTTCATGTTTATACATAAAGGATTTAATTCCCATTAATTGATCGTTATAAACCTTGAAAAACTAACCGTATTCCAACCACTACTAACACAAGTCTTAGTATTACAACAACTGTCCCATCTTTTAAACGACCATTAATATAAGCACCAAGTTTTGCGCCAATCCATGCTCCAGGTGCTAATCCCAAGATCCATAACCAGTCAACATTGCCGAGTTGAATATGTGTAATTGAGCCAATAATCGATGACAAAAACACCATAAACATTGATGTTGCTACCGCTATTGAAGCAGGAAATCGGAATAATAGAAGCATCGTCGGGACCATTAAAGAACCTCCACCAATCCCAAATAAACCAGACAAAACCCCAACAATAAATGCAATCACAACTGCTAAAACAGGTTGAAAGTATAATGTATGTTTTATCCCTTGTTTATCTTCAAAGATATGAACAGAGCCTACTTGATTCGTTTTAGGCTTTATGTACTTTTGAACACTTAGGAGGATGGAAATGAAAATAACAAATATACCAAAGCATATATAAAATTGATTCAGTTCAATCTCTTTATTTACAAGAGCTCCAACTAAAGCTCCCGGTCCACTTCCGATAAAAAAGATAATGCCTGCTTTAAAGTAAACTGTTTTTTGCTTCATATACGCAATTGTAGAGGATAAACCTGTCACAATTAATATGAACATCGAGGTCCCCACAGCAAATTGTGGTGTAATGGAAGGCAATAGGTTCGTATATGTACC carries:
- the zwf gene encoding glucose-6-phosphate dehydrogenase, translated to MDHSTFVLFGATGDLAKRKIIPALFELFLHQKLPASFSIIGSSITEYTDEEFHNYVQQSIETYSDHSASDPKMSGFLQLIRYCKVDVTQGSEFERLLSLIKAREIELHIPGNRLFYLSVAPQFFEIIVLKLQESNLVQTKGWKRLLIEKPFGHDVTSARELNEKLSSVFDEEEIYRIDHYLGKPMVQNLETLEFANPVLQSLWNNEHIANVQITASETVGVEKRASYYDKAGAIRDMVQNHMMQLLMMVSMHFPKSFSANTVQQEKRKIMEAVRPLKKEDVSKDVVRGQYGSGEINSQQVIGYKDEPNIDPSSMTDTFIAARLWIDDPLWKGVPFYIRTGKRMREKSTRIVIEFKNLLPKYDGKTEPNLLEIGINPDTEVSFQLNSRNPLKEGKIEPIHVDFTPEQSDIPEAYEIILVDALEGDATYFAHWKEVELSWQLVQPILDAFKENLVPLHEYPSGSYGPTAAHKLLEEDGFAWWSIDNTIENDIQTENRSQKLNNNK
- a CDS encoding sulfite exporter TauE/SafE family protein, translating into MLLVLLLMIGLVGGMLGSLVGLGGGIIIVPALLFIGTYTNLLPSITPQFAVGTSMFILIVTGLSSTIAYMKQKTVYFKAGIIFFIGSGPGALVGALVNKEIELNQFYICFGIFVIFISILLSVQKYIKPKTNQVGSVHIFEDKQGIKHTLYFQPVLAVVIAFIVGVLSGLFGIGGGSLMVPTMLLLFRFPASIAVATSMFMVFLSSIIGSITHIQLGNVDWLWILGLAPGAWIGAKLGAYINGRLKDGTVVVILRLVLVVVGIRLVFQGL